tactgctcatatggtcgtttcgttttgtccatataaaaatagattcatcaaggatcagttccataatttactcactatttaattctacttatactatttttagtgatttttcaatctcatctcactgctgctgtccgcaacagttactgcagtagactatgccaatttcatgaatttttccttggccttaatcatccatcatacatgacacaaattatggtcaccttaacaaaatttgagtttctaagactcgtggctataggttctagcatcccactcgacgaccacataggccattttcacatggcttaaagtttacaacccacaattcgacaaaatataatagcctatacatgccaaatgttcttcaacaacaaaaaagtaataccacaagatttcagcggtgtgatgacttcaacgacggttccgagcacacaacagtacgagtcccagtgacctaaaatgggtgacaagaaaacactgagtgagtttacaactcagtaagtcataagcatttatcaatccactaataaagtcactacaacatgtacagcaaacgaggctaggtactcatccatatcgaatctataccataatacctcggacctttcggtccaatctcgcaccaagtcatacatccacatttcatattctacacaacaagataatcaagcatttttacacattaactcattttccagcacaaccatacgattccaatcatcacatagatttaaggcttaccaattcaaccccaagcatggacgtattttctattcatcatgagctcgaggtacttacccgatccgctgtccgtgatcaactcgataacatcgcacactcagtgccaatagtgatgcaaaagcatataataagtccgcacacttagtgctatataatcagctcgcacacatagtgctatataatcaaattcgcacacttagtgctgtacaaattttaaatccgacacttagtgccaatcttgtcaccgtgtccatttatacccgcacacttagtgccaagaccaatacgttatgcattttactacctttatacattcaacaatggcatcattccatacacatacatttccacttacacatcaattcattaaacacaattgcatatatatatattatgatcatttaaatcaacgccaaatatatgctttatgacttaccttatattggatgaaacgatttccaatcgactactcgattatctttcctttgcctttgcttgattctccacctctagcttcttgggctaaatttaacaaataaattggttttatcatttgagcatcggaagaggaattcaagatgcctagccaatatataaatatctactcattaggcatcaaagtcgcatatgtacaaaatcatgaatcgaactcaacaccttagttagtattcctcttagcgaattttctaagccaagaataggcatcaatatgcttgcctctaaccgaatgcatgcacaccaatttccctcatgtggccgaatatgcatgcccatgttgaggccgattatgcacttaataccacacaaaacagcatgcattttactaactaacgattacatattgtagctcaatacacatctctcatgtactacataaccgaaaacatcatcccaagcaaatatataccttgaaatagtatatatgtcataccaattcatcatgtgcaaacacatattcaaagctcaaatcttacctaccatgcaacatgcatgaatcatacttgtggatataccatgaccgaatacatcacaacaccatcattttggtcatgattaagcaaagaacttaatgtctcactcaaaaatactaaaaagaaagtccaagagccatcaatcccccaacacatacaccattaacaagcttcatatttaacatgcaatggcattaacacaaaatccaccttggccaaataccatttccatggcataacaaggatttgaaccatggctaacatgcacatcaagttagcaaccaaaacaagcatgaatctcatgacacaacctcaaacataccttaatcttgatgcaagtatagccaaatctccttctagttctcttctaaaccaagcatgaagcaaaaatcctccctttttccttagtattttcggccaaagaagagaaaaatggatgaacaaaattttcttttctcttccacaatgcacggcaaggggggggggtttcactcacacacacacattttttttttctttctttattacccatactcatttgtttattgtttctccctagtgcaccaacaaaacatgtttcatgacatgtttagcccatgattccttgtcatggcggccacttcatgttaggggaaatttgacatgcaaatcccttattttgcatgcattataaactagtcatcccacatttccccatcatactttcaatgtttactactaggccctttctagtgaaattcacatttataactctaaatcgaaacatcaaaaatgtcacacatgaattaacacatattataggcatcaaaataaattataaattatttttatgcctcagttttgtggtcccgaaaccacatcccgactagggtcaattttgggatgtcacagacaaagcttgtaaagctgaagaacttggcaaagaaaagggaaaggcgGATTTTGAGGCTAAAGATTCAAGAAAAAAGATCGATGAATAAGTCGTATCAGTCTTTGTCAAAGAAATCACATGATTCAGTTAGTCGTTCAAATGTTTCAACAGGATATCCAAACAGAGATCATAGAAAGCAATACTCGAGTCCTAAggctcaagctacatcagtatcgaGTGTGGGCAGTGTGAGAAACAACAAACcagagtgtcaacaatgtggacgATGACATTTTGGAGACTGTTGgatgattaataataataaagcttGTTTCAGAGATGGTTTCCAAGAacactttattcgtgattgtcctCAGTTATCCGAGAAAGATAATTTTCAGACTTTAAGATCGAGCAATCTTACTACTAGAGGAAGACCACCGAGAAATGCGGGGAATGTGACTAGTAGTAGAGGAATAACAAAGGACTCCGCTGTGGGATCCAAGGCCAgggcacctgctagagcttacgcgaTTCGTGCTCTCGAAGAGGCATCGTCACCTGATGTTATCACCGATACATTTTCTTTTTATGacactaatgttattgcattgattgatcctggaccGACTCATTCGTATATTTACGTGAATTTAGTGTCCAGTAAGAGTTCTCCTATTGAGTCTACAGAGTTTGTGATTAAATTATTGAACCCCTTAAGCAAGTACGTTCtaattgataaagtttgcaagaactgtcctttaatgatttgGGGTTACTGTTTTTCAACTGATTTGAttcttttgccatttgatgaattcgatgtgataCTGGGTATCGATTCGTTATTTCTACATGATGCCGTTGTAAATTGTAGACgaatgattattgaattgaaatgttagaaTAGTGAAATCattcgaattgaatcagatgaatAGAATGAATTGCCCATTGTGATTTCGTCTATGTCAGCTCAGAGATGTGTAAAAAAAGGTTTCGAAGtttatcttgcttatgttttagacacaaaagtgtctgaatcgaaAATTGAGTTAGTGCCAGTTGTTTGTAAGTTCTGAatatgtttccagaagaattgtcgaggatgccaccgatcagagaggtcgaatttgctattgaattagtattGGGAACATCCctaatatcgatagctccgtacagaatggctccaatagaattgaaagagttgaaatctcagttATAAGAGTTAATAGATAGAGGTTTTACACAACCTAGTTTGTCACCCTAGGGTGCGCcaatgttatttgtaaagaagaaagacggatcaatGAGAATGTTATTGATTATTGACAAATTAataaggttacaataaagaataagtatccgttgccgagaatagatgatttatttaatcagttgaaaggagcaacagtgttttcaaagattgatctacgatctggttactatcagttgcgagtgaaagattcggatgtaccaaaaactacattcagaacaaggtacgggcattatgaatttcttgttatgccttttggattaactaatgctcctgtcatttttatagatttaatgaatcagatttttaaactatatttagacagattcattgttgtattcattgacgacattctgatctattctcgagatgaatctgagcatgtcgagcatttgaagattgtgctacaaaccttgagagataagcaactgttcGCTAAATTCAGTtcatgtgagttttggcttcgagaagtagGATTTtggggacatattgtttcagcagAAGGTATACGAGTTGATTTGAGCAAGTCTTCAgttgttgttgattggaaactaccgagaaatgtatccgaagttagaagaTTTTTAGggttagctggttactatcgatgttttgtcaaaggattttcgatgattgctacaccaatgactagattgctacaaaaagatgtgaaatttgagtggtctgaaaaatgtcaacagagttttgatcagttgaaagcgtTATTAACTAAGGCACCAGTGTTGTttcaacctgagtcaggtaaagagttGGTGATTTTCAAcaatgcatcattgaatggtttggtttgtgtattgatgcaagagggaaaagtgatagcttatgcctccagaCAGTTGAAGTCGcgtgaaaagaattatccgacgcatgatttagagttggtcgctgttgtatttgcattgaaaatttggcgacatcatttgtacggctAGAAATGTCATATCTTTACCGATCGCAAGAGCTTGAAATATACAATGACtcagaaaattttgaatttacgacaacaaagatggctcgagttgttgaaagactacgagttagtgattgattatcatccggggaaagcgaatgCAGTTGCGGATGTGCTAGcaaaaaatcattatttgctttgcgagcgatgaatactCAATTAACCTTATCTAataatggttcaattttagcagaGTTGAAAACTAAATCGGTTTTCCTCCAGCAAATTTATGAAGCTTAAAAGTATGATAAAGAACTACAAGCTAAAAGAATGCAATGTGAGTCGACTAGTGATTCAGACTATCAGATAGGATccaatgattgtttaatgtttcaaaataaaattcttacaccaaagaattctgagcttattcaaaaaattctacACAAGCACACAggggttgtttatctgttcatccggggagtactaaaatgtacaatgacttgaaacaattgtattggtggtGGGGCATGAAACTAGACATTTCAaagtttgtatcgagatgtttagattttcaacaagtaaaagccgaacatcaagtgccttcgggattactacaGTCTAtgatgataccagaatggaaatgggattgagttacgatggatttcgtatcgggtttGCCCTTGTCTCCGAAAaagaaatatgttatttgggttgtcgttgatcgactgaCGAAATCAACACATTTCATTTTGGTACGTACAAActattcgcttgataaattggctgaattgtacattgctgagatagttagattgcacggggtgccagcttcaattatatcggatagagatccgagatttacatcacgactttggaagaaattacaagaagctttgggtacaaagttgaactttagtactacATTTCATCCGCAAATCGACGGTCAGTCTAAAAGAGTAactcagattctcgaagatatgcttcgttgttgtgttttagaatttgaaggcaattgggaACAATTTTTGCTGTTGGttgagtttgcgtataacaacagttttcgatcgagcataaagatggcaccgtacgaagctttatatggttgcaaatgtcaaactccattgtattggaccgagctgagtgagaaaaagattcatggggttgatttgatcctaAAGAGTGAagataaagtaaaagtaattcgcaaCAATTTGAAAGCAGCCTCAGATCGGCAGAAATCGTACTCGGATTTGAAACACaaagatattgaattttaaattggagacaaagtatttctgaaagtatctccgtggaagaaaattcttcaaTTTGGCTGCAAAACCAAACTGAGTTCGCGATTTATTAAACCTTATGAGATTATTGAACAAATaggtccaatggcatatcggctagctttactgTCAGAATTGGGAAAGATTCACAAtttatttcatgtgtcgatgttagaCGGTATCGATCAGATCCATTGCATATCATTTCTCCAGCTGAAATAGAAActcaacctgatatgacatataatgAAGAACAGATCAGAATTTTAGCttgagaggttaaagaattgagaaataaaagcatagctttagtgaaagtgttgtggcaatgTCACGGGatcgaagaggctacatgggagcccgaagaagatatgagaaaacagtaccctaacctttttgctggtaagatttttggggacgaaaatccctaaaggggagagttataacagcccgtttttagtcaaatcagaacagtggtttcgggaccacaaatctgtggtcgaaataattattttattattttaatatttacagcatgatagtataattgtgtgaaaatttcgttaagaaattttatcgtttaagtgtttaatttgataaaaaaaaaaggactaaatagcgtaaagtgcaaaaacaatgttctaatagctaaaagtactaaatggctatgaaattgaTTAGTTGAGGGagttatatggtaattataccattggttgcTCAAGTTGACTTTTATGGACATTATTTATGTATGTTTTAATGAATTAGAAaagggtaaataggtaattagtgtattaaactaaaataaataaaaacaaaagccaTATTTTGATGTTTATCATCTTCTTTCAACCGATTCTAACATAGATAAAGCCATGGATATGTTTAGCCAAGCTTCCTATCTCAATTGGTGAGTAAAATTTggcctatttttaatgatttctatgttttttcgATTGTTGCaacttagtctagctagcccaaggactattttacaaaaattttaaaggtttagggtttttccattaatgaatctatgagtattttgatgtttgatgatagattatgaatgtttgatgataattatacaagttttgttaagtgatttttagtgaaaatgcaaattagggattgaATTGAGAAATGTAGAAAGTTTGTGGGtaatttgtgaaataaatgaaaaatatggactgctaAGAACCTAATTGAAATTTTGCTAGCATGGATTGATATTAAATTGCatgatttgtgattttatgaaataaggactaaattgtaaaagttgtaaaatagttgggggaaaagtgtaaaaatgttttaaagtgtattttggattaaattgaatagagtaaCGATTGAATAAGCTAaagttgatattatatagattaagaaaaatgaagttcggatctagatcgagggaaaaacaaagtactcgactaatcgaccTATTTTATCGTTTCTgtgattcgaggtaagttcgtatgtaataaattttgttataattgtattttaaatgttttgatattgcataaactgtgaataTGACATTACGGATATATTCGACTACGACTCGGCAttggaaatcccggttgaaccttaggaatagattaggatacaaatgacatgtcattagggatagttatcgagatagcttcggctatgatTGGCACTTCGTGTGTGTTATCGAGATGGCTTCAGCTATGTATATTGGCACTTTGGGTGCAAAattattgagatagcttcggctatattatTATTGGCACTTATTGTGCGAGATTCCCGGGTATTCGattttattccaaatggttcaacgggtttATCGAGGATATGAATTGGTGAGAATAGATAcgtatcggtacaggtatgtacgaaaactgAATATGTAATAAGCATATGAAAgaattgagttcatggctaaatagatgattgaatatatgttaacattATTGTTTTACATATTTTGTAGTATGTTATATGCATATTTTGAATGTTAACTAAATGGTGagttttgcttattattttcatacgagcttactaagctttatagcttactctgtttatttttccatgttttatagtggttTCAAAGTTAGCTCGGATTCAGGGATAGTcggagatttcatcacactatcaagctaacaTTTTgatacttttgaatctatgttttgagtatatggcatgtataggaactttggtcattttagtatataagttgatgatgaatttagccatttgaattgggtTGTAAATATCTAaggtttggtttgtatatatagccatgtgagttggcttaatttggttagtttgcttgtatatatatatgtgtgtgtgcataTAGCCTATGTTATGTGATTGAGGTTGGCTTTGTGATGCTTATTGATAGTAGGAATTATGGATGTCAAATGGTTGATATTTGAGAAGATGTATGCTTGTGAATTTGAGCACAATAATGCATGTTTGGAAATGTCTAATTAGTTGAaatgtatatgtgaatttggtataaatggaTTGGTCTATTTTGTGACTTGCGTGCATTGTGGATAATGACATTGAGttagcatgaattaggcttgatttAGTTAGTCTGaatgcatatatatatgctatGAATTGTGCAAATTGGCTTggtgtaggtttgtgcaagtttgggtggcaaaatggcttggtaaatagcctatatttatatacacgggcagagacacaagcgtgtgtctcagctgtgtgtggcacacggttaGGTTgtacagtcgtgtgtcccctggtgttgaaattgaaaacaagtcagtatgctccacacggcttcACACATGGGtgtatgacttggccgtgtagcataagtcagtataccctacaagtttggcacggcctagcatacggcctggtacatgggtgtgtgtggTCATTTTTAAGGCACACGGTTTGGCCATACGAGTGTgtgtgttggtcgtgtgacccgagtcagagagttacacggggtcagacacgggctgggacacggccatgtgattccatttcgaatgtccacacggcctgtaacACGAGCATTTCTTTGGCCGTTTGAGACACATggttgggccacacgggcgtatgtcccctgtttttggaaaatttttctaagtgtctgaaaagtttctaaagttatcggtttagtgccgaaccaccccgaatgcatgttttgggcctcataggctcataTTAGTGACAATATGAATATTGTTGATTGATGATTACATGAAATTGATAATGTATGAgaaaatgtatgtgtaattgtataatatgttcggtaatgctccttaaccctattccggcgttgaatatgggtgaggggtgttacacttcttaTTGCTACATTTGAAAAGTTAATTTAGTATTGGATTACGTAGTTTCAAAAATCTTAAGTGATGCTTAAATGAGGGGAGTAAATTCGTACTACATTTTTCTTTTAAGATTGTGGCGTACTATGTATTAAAGGATTATGTACTCTTTTTCTTCACTAGGTTTTTGTCTCACAAGGTGTTTCCTAGTAAGGTTTTTAATTAGACATATATTTTATACAATGAACATCCAAAGGGAAGTGTTATAAATGCTATTAAGTGGATATTCATTGTAATCAACCTTTCACCTTTCACCTTTCATCTTCTTTAACTTTTCACATTTCATCTCCTTATAACCTTGCTTACTATTTGTGTTTTAAAAAATGATGAGTCTAATATATATAAGAGTATACTACttgtaataaaaatgaaaaagaatagAAAGACAATATATTTTATAACACAAATGGCCAATATACCCTTTGATAGATTTTTTTAATAAAGTGTAAAACAACAAAAATGTAGAAAATAGATTAATTTAATaagaaaaatcattaaatattatttaaatttagctGCCTAATATAGGCAAGTAATTTTTTCTGAAAACAtcgttgttttatatatatatatatatatatatatatatatatatatagtatgtaAGTAATTAGTAGATCAatcttgaattgaatttttataatactTAGATGAGATGAATCTTGAAAATAAAATGGGATCAATCTTGAACTAGAAAACTGCAATCCATTTACTCATGGAtcaatggaaaaataaaaaatataaattaagagTAAACTATAGTTTTTGTATTACCACCACCATTGATTACAACATTTCAACACAATGAGCAGAAAAAGAGATACAGTCTTTCACCATAATTTTTATTAGAAAAAGAAAGGTTACAACACTAGAAGTCCCAAGATGTATCACCAATCATAACTATAAAGCAGTGCAATTACAAACTACAACCTTCACCTTACTCAAATGAAGTTGAACAAGTTAAAGGAGCAGGTAGCAAATGCGGAGACAACTAAAGCTCAAGCACTCGTACAGCTAGAAAGGGCTAAAAAACCGCCGAGGAAGTCTCACACAAACTCAAAAACTGTTAACGAGTCAAAGGATTGCGCAATCAAGGCTACAGAAGATGCAAGGAAAAGGCTAAGCAGATTGAAGAATCGAATTCTGGTATTCTTCTAGGACCTGATGGAGCTAGGAGCTAGTGTCACGGGCCagagttcaaagcccgtgaccatcgaaccaaatgcatccgatggaggtctattacttagatggggatcatttggcccatgtgagctggcccgattcaaggaactgTTGGAGAAGCTTGTCAGATTAAAGTCTGGTTGGCCCAATCGGACTGGcccgttgcttgaagagattgaaggtccatctacaaatatggaaacatgatcttaaaagatatgatattataatcttagagatcttagatatgatatggaatcttataagatattattttataagattacatatcttatctaagatatgtaattttagaagatatgataTTATATTCTTAGAGATTTGATGGTAGGTACCCtttaatctcgtccgtcgatataattgtatcttgaccgtcggttttgggggagctcaagtataaatagagagcctccccctcatttgtactcactccattcattgtttcattattctttgtgaataagagcatttgtactcactccattcattgtttcattattctttgtgaataagagaatagagagcatttactcaaacactttgtgtgcgtccctttctgttgttcttttaagcttcttttggcataagttTGCTTCCGCTGTTCgagttggtgccttggaggagttcttaacgaatcctcattcgagtaaaggctgacttgggGGAGTTTGGACGAGTgaatcgcctaaggccgcacggattgcgagacgaaaggtctagccccgtgacactaGGACTTGGAAACTGCAAGGGAACAATACGTGACTGTAATTACTGAACTTGATGCAGCTAAACAAGAATTGAGGAAGGTTCGTCAGGACTGTGATGCATCCTTAGAAGCGAAAATTGCTGCCGTCAACCAAATAGAAGAAGCTGAACATGCAGCTATAAGGTAATGTccaaagaaaacgaatttgcacaTAGAAACTTGATTAATAGACAAGAAATGCAAATAAGTAGTGCTGTAAATGGAACTAGAAATCCAGATGACACTATATAATagtggtaaataaatgaaaatatatatatagacaaaAAAAAGTCCAAAACCTGCCCAATTTCAAGGGCCTTGCCAAGTCACTAAACAAAAGACAAAGCACAACAACTTTTCTGGAGGAGTTCAAACCAAAAGCAAATATGCTTTGAAATATTGCACTGAACTCTCA
This window of the Gossypium arboreum isolate Shixiya-1 chromosome 12, ASM2569848v2, whole genome shotgun sequence genome carries:
- the LOC108478114 gene encoding WEB family protein At1g12150-like, which produces MKLNKLKEQVANAETTKAQALVQLERAKKPPRKSHTNSKTVNESKDCAIKATEDARKRLSRLKNRILDLETAREQYVTVITELDAAKQELRKVRQDCDASLEAKIAAVNQIEEAEHAAIR